From the Streptomyces sp. KMM 9044 genome, one window contains:
- a CDS encoding BTAD domain-containing putative transcriptional regulator: protein MRIRRRTFGDFVKAFFAFVALLVLVVGVPAGLATVAGWPLPSTFEPMEWLRTEVSVETFQNILVFFVWVAWAQFTACVLVEMKAALSGVGVPGRVPGAGPSQLLARQLVAALLLVGAAAASFTPGLSQLGQGVEGNQQATAATAQQTPGLFAQQQEQAAGAAAALAEQASDAAARADAGSSTAQRDDTKFYRIQPPEGRHHDSLWEIAERHLGDGRRYKEIFALNKDRAQPDGSRLSEASLIRPGWIMEMPGDARGGDLVEMPDETPEVSPDVQQQIHDYARTGDHARGSGGGAAHVSVPEQRPAPERQPAPAADHAGHQRPAPAPQHAGPARDTSSFGLPEALLTAPLLAAGLLGALGHRRRQALWQSAFGGIGGRRGMEPPTPEGDAQDVQDALLVGADPEGVRLLDRSLRGLAAFLAAESRALPTVYAAWLSDGDLHLQLAQPAGRPPAPWRPGQDQTFWTLAKDDASQYEDVDTAAPYPGLVSLGTLDDSRLLLNLESVPGIVSLSGSEADRAAVFASVAAELATNGWSDRMTITLVGFGEDLTPLAPNRLRHLDDVEALIETMEAETRQRRGALGAAGHDSVLTGRTGPAQHTRWAPQLVLLAAEPTAEDAVKLAELAADASRLGIGYLVGTGSGDLPGAAWEMEITGEGKLLAPLLGLELDAQLLPAAQQRAVVELFVEADPDRGPDGPVNTPPFLVDISEQGRPAVYARLVGPYEIIGLDTPDGERSALLHEALALLLLHREGVHPRVLSSVLWPRGVTDDVREALLDRLRAWLGTDADGTPRLGTDRTGRLTLAQSVVSDLDVLRSLYHEATQGKGVDSRAVRGRLLTDALVLVRGPLLADRPEGRYRWLTHEIVDAQLPLLVADTGLALSEFHMEKSRAEKAIEALDAALRTAPVDERLWNELLRATHALDDPSRLTALATDLVGRSGARGLPPRTEALLDELLPAWRDTVAAAAAG, encoded by the coding sequence GTGCGGATACGGCGGCGGACCTTCGGGGACTTCGTCAAGGCGTTCTTCGCCTTCGTGGCGTTGCTCGTTCTGGTGGTGGGGGTCCCGGCCGGGCTCGCGACGGTGGCGGGCTGGCCGTTGCCGAGCACGTTCGAGCCCATGGAGTGGCTGAGGACGGAGGTCTCCGTCGAGACCTTCCAGAACATCCTGGTCTTCTTCGTCTGGGTTGCCTGGGCCCAGTTCACCGCCTGCGTGCTCGTCGAGATGAAGGCCGCGCTCTCCGGTGTCGGGGTGCCGGGGCGGGTGCCCGGGGCCGGGCCCAGTCAGCTGCTCGCGCGTCAACTCGTCGCCGCACTGCTGCTCGTCGGCGCCGCCGCGGCCAGTTTCACGCCGGGGCTCTCGCAACTGGGACAGGGAGTCGAAGGGAACCAGCAGGCCACGGCCGCCACCGCCCAGCAGACGCCGGGGCTCTTCGCCCAGCAGCAGGAGCAGGCCGCCGGGGCCGCCGCCGCTCTCGCCGAGCAGGCCTCCGACGCCGCCGCCCGCGCCGACGCCGGGAGCAGCACCGCCCAGCGGGACGACACGAAGTTCTACCGGATCCAGCCACCCGAGGGGCGTCACCACGACTCCCTCTGGGAGATAGCCGAGCGGCACCTCGGGGACGGACGCCGGTACAAGGAGATCTTCGCGCTCAACAAGGACCGGGCCCAGCCCGACGGTTCCAGGCTCTCCGAGGCCAGTCTCATCCGGCCCGGCTGGATCATGGAGATGCCCGGCGACGCGCGCGGCGGCGACCTCGTCGAGATGCCGGACGAGACGCCCGAGGTCTCGCCGGACGTGCAACAGCAGATCCACGACTACGCCAGGACCGGGGACCACGCCCGGGGCAGCGGCGGGGGTGCCGCCCACGTCTCCGTGCCCGAACAGCGGCCCGCACCCGAGCGGCAACCCGCGCCCGCCGCCGACCACGCCGGTCACCAGCGGCCCGCGCCCGCCCCGCAGCACGCCGGCCCCGCCCGGGACACCTCCTCCTTCGGCCTGCCCGAAGCCCTCCTCACCGCCCCCCTCCTCGCCGCCGGCCTGCTCGGTGCCCTCGGGCACCGGCGTCGGCAGGCGCTGTGGCAGTCGGCGTTCGGGGGGATCGGCGGGCGGCGCGGGATGGAGCCGCCCACGCCGGAAGGCGATGCCCAGGACGTCCAGGACGCGCTGCTCGTCGGCGCCGACCCCGAGGGCGTACGGCTGCTCGACCGGTCCCTGCGCGGGCTCGCCGCCTTCCTCGCCGCCGAGTCGCGCGCCCTGCCGACCGTCTACGCCGCCTGGCTCAGCGACGGAGACCTGCACCTCCAGCTCGCCCAGCCGGCCGGCAGGCCCCCGGCGCCGTGGCGGCCGGGGCAGGACCAGACGTTCTGGACGCTGGCCAAGGACGACGCCAGCCAGTACGAGGACGTCGACACCGCCGCCCCCTACCCCGGTCTGGTCAGCCTCGGCACCCTGGACGACTCGCGGCTGCTGCTCAACCTGGAGTCCGTCCCCGGCATCGTCTCGCTGAGCGGCAGCGAGGCCGACCGGGCCGCCGTGTTCGCCTCCGTCGCCGCCGAGCTGGCGACCAACGGATGGTCGGACCGCATGACCATCACCCTCGTCGGGTTCGGCGAGGACCTGACCCCGCTCGCCCCCAACCGGCTCCGCCACCTCGACGACGTCGAGGCACTCATCGAGACGATGGAGGCGGAGACCCGGCAGCGGCGCGGCGCGCTGGGCGCCGCCGGGCACGACTCCGTCCTCACCGGACGCACCGGCCCGGCCCAGCACACCCGTTGGGCCCCGCAGCTCGTCCTGCTCGCCGCCGAGCCGACCGCCGAGGACGCCGTCAAGCTCGCCGAGCTCGCCGCCGACGCGAGCCGCCTCGGCATCGGCTACCTCGTCGGCACCGGGAGCGGCGATCTGCCGGGCGCCGCCTGGGAGATGGAGATCACCGGCGAGGGCAAGCTGCTCGCGCCCCTGCTGGGCCTCGAACTCGACGCCCAGCTCCTGCCCGCCGCCCAACAGCGCGCGGTCGTCGAACTGTTCGTGGAGGCCGACCCGGACCGCGGTCCCGACGGACCGGTCAACACCCCTCCGTTCCTCGTCGACATCAGCGAACAGGGCCGGCCGGCCGTGTACGCGCGTCTCGTCGGGCCGTACGAGATCATCGGGCTCGACACCCCGGACGGCGAGCGCAGCGCCCTGCTCCACGAGGCGCTCGCCCTGCTGCTCCTGCACCGCGAGGGCGTGCACCCGCGCGTGCTGTCCTCCGTGCTGTGGCCGCGCGGTGTCACCGACGACGTGCGCGAGGCGCTCCTCGACCGGCTGCGCGCCTGGCTCGGCACCGACGCCGACGGCACACCCCGCCTCGGCACCGACCGCACCGGGCGGCTCACCCTCGCCCAGTCCGTCGTCTCCGACCTGGACGTGCTGCGGTCGCTGTACCACGAGGCGACCCAGGGCAAGGGGGTCGACAGCCGTGCCGTCCGCGGGCGGCTGCTCACCGACGCGCTGGTGCTGGTGCGCGGCCCGCTGCTCGCCGACCGGCCCGAGGGCCGCTACCGCTGGCTCACCCACGAGATCGTCGACGCCCAGCTTCCGCTGCTCGTCGCCGACACCGGGCTCGCCCTCTCCGAGTTCCACATGGAGAAGAGCCGCGCGGAGAAGGCCATCGAGGCGCTCGACGCGGCCCTGCGCACCGCCCCGGTCGACGAGCGGCTGTGGAACGAGCTGCTGCGCGCCACCCACGCCCTCGACGACCCCTCCCGGCTCACCGCCCTCGCCACCGACCTCGTCGGCCGCAGCGGTGCCCGCGGACTGCCGCCGCGCACCGAGGCGCTGCTCGACGAACTGCTGCCGGCCTGGCGCGACACGGTCGCGGCAGCGGCGGCGGGATGA
- a CDS encoding helix-turn-helix domain-containing protein, with translation MRSKEAAELLGADSVQISQIESGVAGVSAKRVRRLAAHYACTDEGLIDALVTMATDRTRGWWEEYRGVLPPVFLDTAEVEHHATALREIVITHVPGLLQTADYARAVYTYMMPGLPESELAPRVEHRMRRRAAIEGDNSTPYETIIHEFALRVRVADRQVTQAQLRQILAQIEDGHATVRVIPTHQDGFAGAEASMMHACGPVPQLDTVLRDFPTGTAFIDAEPQLNQFRTLFRKVEKASLEPTASLDFIHHLAKEL, from the coding sequence ATGAGATCCAAAGAAGCCGCAGAGCTGCTCGGCGCCGACTCGGTCCAGATAAGCCAGATCGAGTCCGGTGTCGCGGGCGTGAGCGCCAAGCGTGTACGTCGACTTGCGGCGCACTACGCCTGCACGGACGAGGGGTTGATCGACGCACTCGTCACCATGGCGACCGACCGCACGCGCGGATGGTGGGAGGAGTATCGGGGAGTACTGCCCCCGGTGTTCCTGGACACCGCCGAAGTCGAGCACCACGCGACGGCCCTGCGCGAGATCGTGATCACGCACGTTCCTGGGCTGCTTCAGACCGCCGACTACGCCCGCGCGGTGTACACGTACATGATGCCGGGCCTGCCCGAGAGCGAACTGGCTCCTCGCGTGGAACACCGGATGCGCCGGCGTGCCGCGATCGAGGGTGACAACTCGACGCCGTACGAGACGATCATCCACGAGTTCGCCCTTCGGGTCCGTGTAGCCGACCGTCAGGTGACCCAGGCTCAACTCCGTCAGATCCTGGCACAGATCGAGGACGGTCACGCGACCGTACGTGTCATCCCCACTCACCAGGACGGCTTCGCCGGTGCCGAGGCCTCGATGATGCACGCATGCGGTCCTGTGCCCCAACTGGACACCGTACTGCGGGACTTTCCCACCGGGACTGCCTTCATCGATGCAGAACCTCAGTTGAACCAGTTTCGAACGCTGTTCCGTAAAGTGGAGAAGGCGTCGCTGGAACCCACGGCGTCGCTGGACTTCATCCACCACTTGGCGAAGGAACTGTGA
- the ltrA gene encoding group II intron reverse transcriptase/maturase, with translation MQHALYRSAKADPGRRFHALGDKIHRRDVLRRAWAMVRANNGAPGVDRTTLADVEEYGIDRLLGEMADELRQGRYRPLPACRVLIPKPGVKDEQRPLSIPTVRDRIVQAAMKIVLEPVFEADMLACSFGFRPKRSAHDALQVLIDEHYRGKRWVVETDIAECFSAIPHEKLMSAVEERVCDQSVLKLLRQILRAGVMEDGQVRRPVTGTPQGGVISPLLCNVYLHRLDRAWDEHDGTLVRHADELVVMCFSRSQAERALARLVELLGELGLKPKAARTRIVHLATGGEGFDFLGFHHGQVRSRGLHGRRRLFEVGGGDRRPTRLGRPTERRPTRTFDGQSARAEVPTAGGTPVKFEDPDADASSSSPAGPRTGRCSTPATGSGRLPPGAGSRCVPK, from the coding sequence TTGCAGCATGCGCTTTACCGGTCGGCCAAGGCCGATCCCGGACGGCGGTTTCACGCGCTGGGAGACAAGATCCACCGCAGGGATGTTCTCCGGCGCGCGTGGGCCATGGTGCGTGCCAACAACGGCGCACCGGGCGTCGACCGCACCACCCTGGCCGACGTCGAGGAGTACGGCATTGACCGTCTTCTTGGCGAGATGGCCGACGAGTTGCGGCAGGGACGGTATCGGCCGTTGCCTGCCTGCCGGGTACTCATCCCCAAGCCGGGGGTGAAGGACGAGCAAAGACCGCTGTCCATCCCGACGGTTCGTGACCGTATCGTGCAGGCCGCGATGAAGATCGTGCTCGAGCCGGTTTTCGAGGCCGACATGCTGGCGTGCAGCTTCGGGTTCCGCCCGAAACGCTCGGCGCATGACGCCTTGCAGGTGCTCATCGACGAGCACTATCGGGGCAAGCGGTGGGTGGTGGAGACGGACATCGCCGAGTGTTTCTCGGCGATCCCGCACGAGAAGTTGATGTCTGCGGTCGAGGAACGCGTCTGCGACCAGTCTGTTCTCAAGCTCCTGCGGCAGATCTTGCGCGCCGGGGTGATGGAGGACGGGCAGGTGCGACGGCCGGTGACCGGGACCCCGCAGGGCGGTGTGATCTCACCGCTGCTGTGCAATGTCTATCTGCACCGGCTGGACCGGGCGTGGGACGAGCACGACGGGACCCTGGTCCGCCATGCCGACGAGCTGGTCGTGATGTGCTTCTCCCGCAGCCAGGCCGAGAGGGCTCTCGCCCGACTGGTCGAACTGCTGGGGGAGCTGGGGCTGAAGCCGAAGGCGGCCAGGACTCGGATCGTGCATCTGGCGACGGGCGGGGAAGGTTTTGACTTCCTCGGATTCCACCACGGTCAGGTGCGTTCCCGGGGGCTGCACGGACGCCGACGGCTCTTCGAAGTTGGTGGGGGTGATCGTCGGCCGACGCGCCTCGGCCGCCCCACGGAGCGCCGCCCGACCAGGACGTTCGACGGGCAGTCGGCGCGTGCCGAGGTGCCGACGGCCGGCGGTACCCCCGTCAAGTTCGAGGACCCGGACGCCGACGCGTCGAGTTCCTCGCCCGCTGGCCCTCGAACAGGGCGATGCAGCACGCCCGCGACCGGGTCCGGGAGATTACCGCCTGGCGCAGGCTCCCGCTGCGTCCCGAAGTGA
- the ltrA gene encoding group II intron reverse transcriptase/maturase, whose translation MNTDALEFGLLKAERRVLEMQTKLHCWATDDRDRRFDDLFNLVADPAFLLVAWVRVRRNRGARSAGVDGQTARSVEDGQGVEAFLDEVRSDLKDRTFRPLPVRERMIPKPGTAKRRRLGIPTVRDRVVQASLKLVLEPIFEAYFLPCSYGFRPKRRAHDALAEAHHFAKNSYEWMVEGDIEACFDSIDHAALMGRVRRRVGDRRVLDLVKAFLKSGILSEAGQSKDTDSGTPQGGILSPLLANIALSVLDEFIAAGPGGPNSTQGQRARRRRQNLPNYRLFRYADDFLIAVTGTREQAEDMRTQVAEVLAPMGLRLSVEKTAITHIDEGLDFLGWRLQRHRKRGTQKHYVYLYPSKKALQAVKEKVKTLCRQDTNLPLAVVLHHLNPVLRGWTAYFRHGVSSATFQYLSAFTWRQVFGWLRRKHRRSNWKSLRRRYCAGRWWPADDEVVLFRCAKVRTNRYLYRGNKIPSPWPSGSTTAAAV comes from the coding sequence GTGAATACCGACGCGCTGGAGTTCGGGCTGCTCAAGGCCGAGCGCCGGGTACTGGAGATGCAGACCAAACTGCACTGTTGGGCGACCGACGATCGTGATCGCCGGTTCGATGACCTGTTCAATCTCGTTGCTGATCCCGCGTTCCTGCTGGTCGCGTGGGTTCGGGTGAGGAGGAACAGGGGCGCTCGCTCGGCCGGAGTGGACGGGCAGACGGCCCGTTCCGTGGAGGACGGGCAAGGCGTCGAGGCATTCCTCGACGAGGTGCGGTCCGACCTGAAGGACCGCACCTTCCGTCCGCTTCCCGTGCGGGAAAGGATGATCCCCAAGCCGGGGACGGCCAAGCGCCGTCGGCTGGGTATTCCGACCGTGCGGGACCGGGTGGTCCAGGCGTCCCTGAAGCTGGTACTGGAGCCGATCTTCGAGGCGTATTTCCTCCCGTGCTCCTACGGGTTCCGCCCGAAGCGCCGGGCTCACGACGCGCTCGCCGAGGCGCACCACTTCGCCAAGAACTCCTATGAGTGGATGGTGGAGGGGGACATCGAGGCGTGCTTCGACTCGATCGACCACGCGGCCCTGATGGGCCGGGTGCGTCGCCGAGTCGGAGACCGGCGCGTCCTTGACCTGGTGAAGGCGTTCTTGAAGTCGGGCATCCTCAGCGAGGCTGGCCAGTCCAAGGACACCGATTCCGGCACTCCGCAGGGTGGGATCCTCTCGCCGCTGCTGGCCAACATCGCCCTGTCGGTTCTCGATGAGTTCATCGCGGCCGGTCCGGGCGGGCCGAACTCCACGCAAGGCCAGCGGGCCCGGCGACGTCGGCAGAATCTGCCCAACTACCGGCTCTTCCGGTATGCGGACGACTTTCTGATCGCCGTGACCGGGACACGCGAGCAGGCCGAAGACATGCGCACCCAGGTGGCGGAAGTACTCGCCCCGATGGGACTGCGTCTGTCGGTGGAGAAGACGGCCATCACCCATATCGACGAGGGGCTGGACTTCCTCGGGTGGCGCCTCCAGCGTCACCGCAAACGTGGGACCCAGAAGCACTACGTCTACCTCTACCCCTCCAAGAAGGCCCTCCAAGCCGTCAAGGAGAAGGTCAAGACGCTGTGCCGACAGGACACGAACCTGCCGCTGGCAGTCGTGCTGCACCATCTCAACCCGGTGTTGCGCGGCTGGACGGCGTACTTCCGGCACGGGGTGTCGTCCGCGACCTTCCAGTACCTGTCGGCCTTCACCTGGCGGCAGGTCTTCGGGTGGCTGCGGCGAAAGCACCGCCGGTCCAACTGGAAGAGTCTTCGCCGTCGTTACTGCGCGGGCCGATGGTGGCCTGCTGATGACGAGGTGGTCTTGTTCAGGTGCGCGAAGGTGCGAACCAACCGCTATTTGTATCGCGGGAACAAGATCCCCTCGCCCTGGCCCAGTGGGAGCACGACGGCCGCGGCCGTCTGA
- a CDS encoding IS701 family transposase produces the protein MARSTWCTDQLRDALRSFVVQFLARPDGVLVLDETAFLKKGRMSAGVAPQYAGITGQIENCQVAVFCAYASDTGRALIDRELYLPAAWCQDAGRCRTARIPKPRAKAVVTKPKLGRRMVERCRRAKVPFGWMAADSAYGQDRKLRSALERRRIPYVMAVPVDETVSTHGTGSLRVDKLAARIPLIFERRSCGKGAKGLRSYDWALAEVTWPGGAENGPRRGCIHLLLVRRSITDPAQIAYFAVHAKVSTPIGEIVRVMGLRWSIEDCFETAKSDCGLDHYEVRTWDAWHRHITLSMAALAFLTITDTRSRDLEDPTEPVQLPAPSDLTRVLEKGGRRAALKN, from the coding sequence CTGGCCCGCTCGACCTGGTGCACGGATCAACTCCGCGACGCGCTGCGGTCGTTCGTAGTCCAGTTCCTGGCCCGGCCGGATGGGGTGCTGGTGCTGGATGAGACCGCGTTCTTGAAGAAGGGACGGATGTCGGCCGGGGTGGCCCCGCAGTACGCAGGGATTACCGGACAGATCGAGAACTGCCAGGTCGCGGTGTTCTGCGCGTACGCCTCCGACACCGGACGCGCTCTGATCGACCGTGAGTTGTACCTGCCCGCCGCCTGGTGCCAGGACGCCGGCCGCTGCCGCACCGCGCGCATTCCCAAGCCGCGTGCGAAGGCCGTGGTCACCAAGCCCAAGCTCGGCCGGCGCATGGTGGAACGCTGCCGCCGGGCCAAGGTCCCGTTCGGCTGGATGGCTGCCGACAGCGCCTACGGCCAGGACCGCAAACTCCGCTCCGCCCTCGAACGCCGCCGCATCCCCTATGTCATGGCCGTGCCGGTGGACGAGACCGTGTCCACCCACGGCACCGGGAGCCTGCGCGTCGACAAGCTCGCCGCCCGCATCCCGCTGATCTTCGAGCGCCGTTCCTGCGGGAAGGGGGCCAAGGGCCTGCGCTCCTACGACTGGGCGCTGGCCGAGGTCACCTGGCCGGGCGGCGCCGAGAACGGGCCCCGCCGCGGCTGTATTCACCTGCTGCTGGTCAGGCGCTCGATCACCGACCCTGCCCAGATCGCCTACTTCGCGGTGCATGCCAAGGTCAGCACCCCGATCGGCGAGATCGTCCGCGTGATGGGCCTGCGCTGGTCGATTGAGGACTGCTTCGAGACCGCGAAGTCCGACTGCGGACTGGACCACTACGAGGTTCGCACCTGGGACGCCTGGCACCGTCACATCACTCTGTCCATGGCCGCCCTCGCCTTCCTGACCATCACCGACACCCGCTCCCGTGACCTCGAAGACCCCACAGAGCCAGTCCAGTTGCCCGCACCCAGCGACCTGACCCGGGTGCTCGAAAAGGGGGGCCGCCGGGCCGCGTTGAAAAACTGA
- a CDS encoding putative T7SS-secreted protein, whose protein sequence is MSIRPTDWHVLDLEKDPTPGDPRRIRKLAGALHDFADDVGEALRDLKGIAKEDEILSRAGKTADVFAQEFADAPRRLRKLRKSYDLAGDALATFWPDLQDAQEKADKALRDGRKARAELTTAQTVLSGADDWVRTATGKVDSYDPAKSGGRNVPEPDEADVRRATRDAQHAKARQATAERNAESAQSALDAAKKLAGQAKGLREEAARRTVTKLREASDAGIPNRRWWEEIGDWVTDNWDEIVLVCKWVVAILGIIVMIIGGPLGWLVFAAALVVMADTLRKVVKGEAGWGDLLWAALDCIPATKGITSLAKLGKLWKTGGLKALGTGAMGGIGGGLKNLADSVRGLRNVRFSTFSMMGKRQ, encoded by the coding sequence GTGTCCATCAGGCCGACGGACTGGCACGTACTCGACCTGGAGAAGGACCCGACACCGGGCGATCCGCGACGCATCCGCAAACTCGCCGGCGCTCTGCACGACTTCGCCGACGACGTGGGCGAGGCCCTGCGTGATCTGAAGGGCATCGCCAAGGAGGACGAGATCCTCTCCCGGGCGGGCAAAACGGCGGACGTGTTCGCCCAGGAGTTCGCGGACGCGCCCAGGAGGCTGCGGAAGCTGAGGAAGTCGTACGACCTGGCGGGCGACGCCCTCGCCACCTTCTGGCCGGACCTGCAGGACGCCCAGGAGAAGGCCGACAAGGCACTGCGCGACGGCCGCAAGGCCCGCGCCGAACTCACCACCGCGCAGACGGTGTTGTCGGGTGCCGACGACTGGGTCCGCACGGCGACGGGGAAGGTGGACTCGTACGACCCCGCGAAGAGCGGAGGCAGGAACGTCCCCGAACCCGACGAGGCCGACGTCCGCCGCGCCACCCGCGACGCCCAGCACGCGAAGGCCCGCCAGGCCACGGCCGAACGGAACGCCGAGAGCGCGCAGAGCGCCCTCGACGCGGCGAAGAAGCTCGCCGGTCAGGCGAAGGGCCTGCGTGAAGAGGCCGCCCGCCGGACGGTCACCAAGCTGAGGGAAGCCTCCGACGCCGGAATCCCCAACCGCCGCTGGTGGGAGGAGATCGGCGACTGGGTCACCGACAACTGGGACGAGATCGTCCTCGTCTGCAAGTGGGTCGTGGCCATCCTCGGCATCATCGTGATGATCATCGGTGGCCCACTGGGCTGGCTGGTCTTCGCGGCGGCCCTCGTCGTCATGGCCGACACGCTACGAAAAGTCGTCAAGGGCGAGGCCGGATGGGGCGACCTCCTCTGGGCAGCACTGGACTGCATACCCGCGACCAAGGGCATCACGAGCCTCGCCAAACTCGGCAAACTCTGGAAGACCGGAGGACTGAAAGCTCTCGGCACCGGAGCCATGGGCGGCATCGGCGGCGGACTGAAGAACCTCGCAGACAGTGTTCGCGGGTTGAGGAACGTACGTTTCTCCACGTTCAGCATGATGGGCAAGAGGCAATAG
- a CDS encoding DUF397 domain-containing protein — protein sequence MTEPPRWRKSSFSGGGDGNTCVEIAPLRTRVAIRDSKNPSRGTVTIPVGSFTALVQSLKTTTT from the coding sequence ATGACCGAGCCCCCGCGCTGGCGGAAGTCCTCGTTCTCTGGCGGCGGCGACGGCAACACCTGCGTGGAAATCGCCCCGTTGCGTACCCGAGTCGCGATACGCGACTCGAAGAACCCGTCCCGGGGCACGGTGACCATCCCGGTCGGCTCCTTCACCGCCCTCGTCCAGAGCCTCAAGACGACCACCACCTGA
- a CDS encoding ATP-binding protein, translated as MPEDDLVDLTTSWEYTLYIPNDLRAVTVSRRTLRLILTMHGLIRLVDTAELLATELVSNAVRHTKGPAALRVRWSAGVLRIGAWDTDPEPPGEPALFAEAEEGRGLALVRACADLWGWQPLAGDGNRGKYVWCDLAAV; from the coding sequence ATGCCAGAAGACGATCTCGTCGACTTGACGACCTCGTGGGAGTACACCCTCTACATCCCGAACGACCTGCGCGCCGTCACCGTCTCCCGCCGCACCCTCCGGTTGATCCTCACCATGCACGGGTTGATCCGCCTCGTGGACACCGCCGAACTGCTCGCGACCGAGCTGGTCTCCAACGCCGTACGCCACACCAAGGGGCCTGCCGCACTGCGGGTGCGCTGGTCGGCCGGCGTGCTGCGGATCGGAGCGTGGGACACGGACCCGGAGCCGCCGGGGGAGCCGGCTTTGTTTGCCGAGGCGGAGGAAGGGCGAGGACTCGCCCTGGTGAGGGCCTGCGCGGACCTCTGGGGCTGGCAGCCGCTGGCCGGGGACGGCAACCGGGGCAAGTACGTGTGGTGTGACCTTGCGGCGGTGTGA
- a CDS encoding group II intron maturase-specific domain-containing protein, translating into MQHARDRVREITAWRRLPLRPEVIVEDLNLFLRGWMAYFRYGHSARRFSKIGRFARVRVAHFISRKHRRSRAFGWWVLTISSPNDLGLISPYGTVVAPRAGRPWRERPNAVGERRR; encoded by the coding sequence ATGCAGCACGCCCGCGACCGGGTCCGGGAGATTACCGCCTGGCGCAGGCTCCCGCTGCGTCCCGAAGTGATCGTGGAGGACCTGAACTTGTTCCTCCGCGGGTGGATGGCGTACTTCAGGTACGGTCATTCCGCCCGCCGCTTCAGCAAGATCGGCAGATTCGCACGGGTACGCGTCGCGCACTTCATCAGCAGAAAGCACCGGCGTAGCCGGGCCTTCGGTTGGTGGGTGCTGACCATCTCGTCCCCGAACGACCTCGGTCTGATCAGCCCGTACGGAACCGTCGTGGCACCCAGGGCCGGAAGACCCTGGCGGGAAAGGCCGAATGCCGTCGGTGAACGACGTCGGTGA